The genomic segment GGCGGTCACACAGAACGCTGTCGAGCCAAACTCATCTCACACCCAACCCAAGGGCTACAGCCTGCCAGTGATTGATCTCTCATCACAGACAGAACGGCAGGTGATAATCGACCAGGAAGCCGGGCAGTATCTGGGGCACCCGACCACCGTATTGTTAGAAGACAAAAAAACCATGATCGCGGTTTACCCCAAGGGACACGGGCGCGGCGCGATCATCATGAAACGCAGTTTGGACGGCGGATTGACCTGGTCAGAACGGCTGCCGGTTCCAGAGAACTGGGCGACGTCGCTTGAAACGCCGACCATTCATCGCGTGATTGATGCGAAAGAAAATCGCCGCCTGGTTCTCTTTTCTGGATTGCATCCCATTCGCCTATCGGTTTCTGAAGATGACGGGCTGAACTGGACGCCGTTGAAGCCGATTGGAGATTTTGGCGGCATCGTCGCAATGTCAGACCTGATTCAAACCAGCGGCGGGCAATATCAAGCGTATTTTCATGATGACGGACGCTTTCTCCACAACGAAGGAAAACGGGGCGCATTCATTGTATACAAGACGCGCTCCGATGACGGCGGTTTGACGTGGAGCGCACAGGAAGAAGTCGTCAGCCATCCCGTTGCGCATTTATGCGAACCGGGGTTGGTGAAATCGCCGGACGGCTCGCAATGGTTGATGTTGCTGCGTGAAAACAGCCGCCAGTTCAATTCGTTTTATTGCGTCTCGAATGACGAAGGCGAAACGTGGTCAGCGCCGAAACAACTGCCGGGCGCGTTGACTGGAGACCGCCATGTAATCCGCTATGCGCCTGACGGCAGACTGGTGATTACGTTTCGCGACATGGCGCATACCACGTCAACCCATGGTGATTTTGTCGCCTGGGTCGGAACCTATGACGACATTATCAATGACAGAGAAGGCCAATACCGCGTCCGGCTGCTGGACAATAAAGACGGCGCCGATACGGGATACGCAGGATTGGAATTGCTCTCTGATGGCGCCTTTGTTTCGACAACCTATTGCCATTTGTATGAAGGCAAAGAGCCGCTTGTTGTTAGCGTACGTTTTCAGTTAAGCGAATTAGACGCCATCGCCCCTTGATGAAGCCGCGCGCGGCCGGTCGCCCGAAATAAAACACGAATTATGTTCTTCTGTTCATTCTTTTTGATTGGAGTTTGTTATGTTGATCCATCACCTGTTGTCATTCATGGCTGTATGCGCAATTTCAAATCCGATTGAGGTATACGACCTCACGTATGCCTTGCGGTTTGATGCGAACAACCGCGAGCAAGTCGAAGACGCCTGGGACCATTGCCACGCCGTCTCAACGCTTCAGGGAATCGTAAACCGGGACCAACCCCGCTTGTATATTCGTTTTGTTGAAAACCATGGAATGAATATTGACGACTATTGGCTCGACCAAAACTCCAAGCCGGGAGAATGGCTTGAAGACAGGCCGAGAAAAAACATCCCTGACATTCAAGCATTGATTGAGACGTATCGCTCAGATATCAACGGCGTTGTTGTTTATGACCCCGCCGTCCCCGCGACAAGCAACCTCGCTTCCAGCATCGCCGGCGCGGAAGATTTGATCGCGATTCGATATGACGCGAGCCCCAACTCGCTTTATTCGCAAATCGTTTTGCAGGGGCCTCAACTTCCGGTCAAGGCGCGGCTCATCAATGAAGACGGCTCATCTCTGTTTACGGGGAAGGACAAAATCCCCGGGACGGACGCGCCATCAACTGGCAGCGCGAAATGCGACGCCTACCTCTGGCTCAAACACCATTATATGGATACCGGAAAACTCAATTGCGAGTATGCGGGCTTCTATCTCGACGCGTATTGGATAGAGAATCCACGAGCGGCGAACCCCAACCACCACACGCTGACCAACCATGATTATTTTGTTTCAAAACGCGCCTTCTTTTTTGACCTTGGCGTGTGGGAAGACGAAACGCCCGTCGATGACCCGACGCAGAAGTTGGGTGAAGACTTAAAGACGCTGAAGGCGTTATTGTTGAACGCATATCATCACGGCGGCAGGGAGAAGATGCTCCACATCGGCGGGTTTACTCCCTGGGCGAATAAATATACCGATCACGGAAACGCAGGCGGCAAACACGGCGGCGTCCCAACGGAATGGGAATTCAGCCGAATCGTCAGCGCCTACAACGGGTACGTTGATGCGGACGCGATAGGGATGGGAGCGATGGCGAACGCTTCGTTCTGGCAGCATTATCCGCTTGATGAACAATACCCCCAGCCCTGGGTGACGCATGATGATTTAGTGAAACGCGGATATCTGAACCGCGACGGTTCAATCAATTTTGATGGACGCGAATTCATCATTTTTTATGTAGGCGATTATGATTCCGCCGCGTGGCTGTATCAGATGGCGCCCAAGTTTTGGGATGATCCGGCCCGTGGAGAGGTCCCGATGATGTGGTCGATCAGCCCGGTGTTGGAGCGCCGGGCGGGAATGGTGATGGCCCGCATGAGAAAGACGGCGACGCCCAATGATTATTTCGTCGCGGCTGATAATGGGGCGGGATATTTGAATCCGGGCATGTTACAAGAGCCGCGCCCGATTTCGGGGCTTCCATCAGGGCTGGACGCATGGGCAGCGCATTGCCTGCCGATTTATCAACGCTGGGGAATGTCGATTACCGGGTTCGTCATTGATGGATATGCGCCCGGGTTAAACGAAGACGGTTTGAGTTGCTATGAGACGTTTAGTCCGAACGGAATCGTCCCGCAGAAGATTCCACCGTTTATGCTTCATCATCAAATGCCAGTGTTACGCGCCGATCATGACGTCAACGAAGGCAACATTAACGCGGCGGCCAATCATATTCTTGCGCGGGTAAAGGACCGCGATTTACCGTTCCATTGGTTCCGCAACATTCTCAAATCACCGCAATGGTATGCAGATGTAGTAACGGCGCTCAAAGAGAAAAACCCGGCGATCGAACTGCTCGACGCTCCGACATTTTTTGAACTACTGCGAATTTATGGAACGGCGCAGGAGAACAAACCCGAGTAATGCACCGCACATGCCTCACACCAGAATAGGCGATTTTCTCGCCTATTCTGGTTGTCTAACGAAACACTCAAACGTCCCAGCGCTTGTCGCCATTGTGGATACGGCTCTCTCAAAACTCGCGAGATTCTTGCGCCGGGTCGATGGAAAACCACTTATATAGAGACGGAATCACAAGAAGCGTGAGGATGGTGGATGTAACCAGTCCGCCGACGACAACGGTCGCGAGAGGGCGTTGTACTTCACTGCCTGCGCCTTCGGAAAAGAGCAGGGGAATAAGCCCCAACGCGGTCGTGAGCGCGGTCATTAACACCGGACGAAGCCTGAGGGCGGCGCCTTCGACAGACGCTTCGTCAACAGAGACGCCCTTTCGAAGCAATTCGTTCAGGTAGGTCACCAACACCATTCCGTTTTCAAGCGCGATGCCAAATAACGCGATAAAACCAACGGATGACGGCACGGACAGATTTTCACCGGTAATCCATAGCGCGACAACGCCCCCAACCAATGCAAGTGGAATATTGAGCAAAATTAGAAATGAGTTTTTCAAAGAGTTGAAACTTGAATACAGCATGAGAAAAATGAGCAAGAGAGTGATTGGGACCACAATCGCTAAGCGTTTGTTCGCTTCTTGTTGCAAGCGAAATTGTCCGCCCCATGTTGCTAGATAGCCGGGAGGAAGGTTGACTTGCTCATCAATGGCTTGTTGCGCTTCTTCGACAAAAGAACCGATATCTCTGCCAACGACGTTGCACTGAACGGTGATGAACCTCTGGTTGTCTTCCCGCGTGATCTGTCGGGGGCCGATGATCTCCTCAATGGTTGCCAGCTCCCCCAGGGGAACTTTGCTCCCATTGGGGGAAGTGATTAGAATCGTACCAATGTCTTCGGGCGTGCTGCGTCTGTCTTTTTGATAGCGGACGTAAATGTCAAACCGCCGAATGCCTTCGAAGATTTGTCCAACGGTCTCGCCGCCGACCGCAGTGCGAATGACCTCCTGCACGTCAGCCATGTTGATCCCATAGCGGGCTATGGCCTGGCGGTTCGGGCGAATCAATAGTTGTGGTTTCCCGGCGATCTGGTCGGGTTGAACATCCGCCGCGCCCCGCACGTTCTGTACGACGATCGCGATTTCATCCGCTTTTTCTTTCAAGGTATCCAGGTCGTCGCCAAAGAGTTTAATCGCCAACTCAGCGCGAACGCCCTCAAGCAATTCATCAATCGTCATCGCGATGGGCTGTGTAAAGTTAGTCGCCACTCCAGGAATCTCACCGAGTTCTTCTCGAATCACGAGGCTCAAATCTTCTTGATGCCAGTTTGGGTCGCGCCATTCTTTTTGCGGTTTGAGAACGATGTACATTTCCGCGCTATTGATGGGGTCGGTATGCGCTCCCACCTCTCCACGGCCAATTCGGGATATGACGGTTGTGATTTCGGGGATGCGCATCAAGCGGCGTTCGACGCGAAACGTCACATCTTTGCTTTCTTCCAAGGAGATCGAGGGGGCCATGGTTAAGCGGACAATCATCGTGCCTTCTTGGAGTTTGGGGGTAAATTCAGAACCAAGTTGAGGGAAAATATAAACACCGATTCCAAGAAAAACAGCAACAAGGATCAAAGAGAAAGATCGATGCCGGACAAAAAGCCGCACAAGCGGAAGATAAGGCGCTTTAAGCCATCGAACCAGAAGGATATCGGTGTTCTGTTTGACTGTTGACCGTGTATTTGGCTTTCGCATAAACACGAATGCAAGCGCTGGGGCGACCGCAATCGCGAAGATCAGCGAACCGAGCATGGCCATTGCCACCGTGTAGGCTAAGGGGCGAAACGTCATCCCTTCTACGCCTTGAAGGGTAAACAGCGGGATGAACACAATAATGATAATGGCAATCGAGAACGCAATTGGACGCCCGACTTCCGCGCACGCGCGTGCAATGATATGGATTTTGGACTCTGAAGGCCCCGATTGGCGAAGAAGGCGGTCAACGTTTTCGACCATAACAATGGTCCCGTCCACCATCATGCCGATGGCAATCGCCAAGCCTCCAAGGGACATTAAGTTTGCCGAGAGGCCAAAGTAACTCATGCCTAAAGTGGCGAATAACACCGAGAATGGAATGGAGAGAGAAACGACGATGCTAGGCCGAAAGCCGCCCATAAAAATAATCAAAATCAAAACAACAAATGCAATCCCTTGCGCTAAAGCGTTTGTGACCGTCGCAACGCAGGACTCAACCAAATCCCGTTGCTGATAATAGGGAACAATTTTTACGCCTTCGGGGAGGATTTTGTTGATCTCTTCGATCTTGTTCTCAACGTGTTCGATTACCGTTGACGAATTCGTCCCGTAGAGTTTAACAACCATCCCCGCGACAACTTCCTGTTTACCGTTTAAGGTCTGAACGCCTCGACGGACTGCGCCTCCGATGCGTATATCGGCGATGTCTCTTAAGTAAACAGGGCGTCCGCTTTCACTCTTGATAACGATGCTTTCCAGGTCATCAATTCCATAGGCCAAGCCGACGGAACGCACCAGATATTCTTCCGCGTTCTTTTCAATAAACTGTGCGCCAACGTTGAGGTTGTTGGCCCGGATTTTTTCGGTCGTTTCGTTTATCGTGATGTCATACTGAAGCAAGGCATCGGGATTGATCACAACGTGATACTGCTTTTCGTGGCCTCCGATTCCTAACACCTCCGTGACGCCTGAGACCGTTTGGAGGTTAAATTTGATAATCCAGTCTTGGATGGTTCGCATTTCTTCCAATGAACGCAAACCCGTCTCATCCTCCAAATAATAGAACAACACTAGTCCCATGCCCGTGGAGATCGGCCCCATCGAGGGTTCGCCGAACCCTTCGGGGATTTGCTCGCGGGCCTCTTGCAAACGCTCATTCACCAGTTGCCGGGCGAAGTAGATATCGGTTCCTTCTTTGAAGTAAATGTTGACGACAGAAAGCCCAAAATTCGACACCGAGCGGATTTTTTGTAAGTCGGGCAAACCGTTCATGACAACCTCGACGGGGTATGTCACATAGCGCTCCACTTCCTCAGGAGCGAGACCTTCGGTAATGGTGAAAACCTGTACCAATGAGGGTGAGATATCAGGGAACGCATCGACGGGCAGGCGGGTATAGGAATAGTACCCGGCCACCATCACGAGAACCGCCATAACAAAAACCAGCAATCGGCTGGAAAGAGACGACTTAATCATTTTTTCAATCATAGTAAACCTCGATACCCGTTCGGGCCGTTCTTAATGAGAATGCCCGCCAGAGGCGAACGCCTCTTTTTCCATTTCCGCTTTCAAGGCGAAGCCGCCTTCTGAGACATAGACCTGGCCGGGCTTAAGGCCGGAGACGATTTCTACTCCAACTTTATTGGTCCGACCGATCTCGACGAATTGCGGCTCGAACAAGTCTTCATGCTGAACAAAAACGGCCGGTTTGTTTTCGATGGTTTGAATGGCTGTTTTGGGTACGTAGACAGAGACGGGGAATGTGTCGGCGGCAATCAAGCCATTAACGAATGACCCGGGCCGCAAGACGCCAGTCGGATTATCAACCACAACGCGGGCGGTGGCCGTGCGCGTGTGCGTATCCAAAACAGCGCTGATGTATGAAATGGTTCCCTTCGTTTGAAAATCCCCAAAATTAAAAAAGATTTCGGCAGTTTGCCCATTGCGGACAGAAGAAAGATTGGCTTGATAGAGCGTGAAATTCACCCAAACTTTCTTTAAATCAGCGATGGTAAACACGGAGGTCTCGTCTTTGACGAACTCTCCGTGTGTGAGGTGTTTTTCTATCACTTGACCTTCAAAAGGCGCGCGGATTTCATAACGCGTTAAGAGGTCATCCGGTTGAGTGGGAATCTGCTTAATCGCCTCTTCTGAAAACCCTACTGCATGAAGTTGTTGTTCCGCGGCGGTGACGTTGATCCGCGCTTCGGCCAATGTTTGTTTTGATGAAAGATAATCTTGCTCGGCGGATATCTTTTTCTCCCACAACGCTTTTTCCCGGTTAAAATTGGTTTGGGCTAACTTATACCGTTCCAACGTAGCCAGGTAACTTGATTTGAGCGTCGCGAGTTCCCGGCTCTCAAGCACGGCGAGGAGTTCATTTTTTGCCACAGCAGCCCCCAACGATTTGTGGACTTCTTTCACGACTCCGGGAATGCGCGGGATAATGTGACTGACTGAATCGGGGTTAATAACCACTTCTCCAGAGACTTCGATATGCTTCGTCAGCATCCCCGGCGACGCGATCGCCGTCTTAATATTGAATTCTTCCAAAGTTGCAGTTGAAAAACGGATAGCGTGTTCCTCATGGTCATCCTCACCGGCGTGAGAATCGCTTTCTTCGTGCCCGTCTTCATCCGAGTGAACGTCTACATCTGAATGCTCATGGCCTTCGTGCTCTTCTTCATCCGCATGAACGTCTACATCTGAATGCTCATGGCCTTCGTGCCCTTCTTCATCCGCATGCTCAAGTTCAAGTGGCGCCTTTGAGAAAGCAGCATAGGAATAGCCATTCGTTGGATTAAACAAAACGATTGCGACGGAGAGAAAAATCCCCAGGAAAACGGTCATTGCTGAAATAAAGATCATTTTCTTATTCATTGTTTTTCACCTCAGGCATTGTCATTTGATCTGCTGGTATTACGTTTTGAAGCGGTTTGCCGAGCAAGCGCTCAAGGGCGACCCAATGCGCATGAAAATCGGCGGTGGTTTCGATCAACTTGGTCCGTGATTCAAAGAGAGTTCGTTGCGCATCGAGAACCTCCAGATAGGCGAATTTCCCTTGTTCGTAGCCTTCCCGAACGGCTTCATACGCGCTGTTTGCGCCGGGGAGTATTTCTTTTTTTAACCGGTCGATTTGGGTACGGGAGGACAACAACGACTGGTAGACAGTTGAGAGAGCGCTAAGCGCTTCAACTGTCACGGCGCGTTTTTCTTCCTCGCCTTTTTGGATCCGTTCTCTGGACGCCTGTATTGCGCCCTGGTTGCGGTTGAAAATGTTGAGCGGAAAAGAAACTGCCGCGATGAAGGCTACATCGTCCGATTCATTTATATATCGAAGTCCGCCGCTCAGGGTTATATCGGGAACGGCTTGTGAAACCTCGAGGTTGAGCGCTGCTTCGCGCTTTTTCATTTCGGCGCTCCAGCGCTGTACGTCGGGATTCGCTTCAACTTCAGTAGAAAGTGATTCCAACGAAGGAAGTTCGTGGATATCCCCCAGCGTCCCCGTTGCGAGTTCAAATTGTGGAACAGCGCTTCCCCAGGCAGCGGCAAGTTGTATCTTTGCCGCTTCGAGTTCACCCTTCGCTTGGTCGAGAAGATTTTGTTCGGCAGCGAGTTCGACGCGTGCGCGCGTTTCCTCCATGGGAGCGACTCGGCCTGTTTTCACTCGCTCAGAAATAGCAAAAACAGATTCTTCGGCGAGTTGGAGCAGCTCATTAAGAATCTCAATTCGCTGCTGAGCGGTCAAAACATCAAAATAGCGCTGGGCGACCTGAGCGAGGACATCCGCGACAGCAACCCGGTAGTCCCATCTTGCGCTTTCAGTTTCCCACTGAGCAACGACTTGGCGGTTTTCGCGCTTCCCGCCGAATTCAATGAGCTGGCTATAGAGAGCGGTTGCCTCTGCCTGGTTGAAGAGATCAATCGGGCCGGTTCCAGCAAAATTTTCAAGTTCCGTTTCGAGTTCCGGGTTGGGATAGAAGCCTTCTTGAATCTCAAGCGATTCACGGGCTCGTATCTCCCATGAGAAAGCGGAAAGCGAAGGATTGTGCAAAAGGGCTAGAGACGCCGCTTGCTGTAGCGTCAAAGGGCCGATGGGTTCAGTGATGCTCGCCATCGGCGAATGATTGTTAGTTTCATCGTTAAAATATTGGGAATTACTCGTGGTCAAAGTGGCCGGGCTATCATTTGGGGGCGTCGTGGTGACGCACCCCGATGCGATAAATACCAGCGTGAGAACAATAAGAAATGGACGCATTTTTGCCTCCTCGTATTTCAGACAGAACAAGATCACGCAAAAGAGAGACAACGCGGAATGACATTCAAGCGGCGTTGTACTTGCGTAAGGCGCACAATGAAGCGCGTGAGGAAAAACAGAAAAGGCGGTGGATCAAATCAGAAGAATCGTCGAACGAATTTGAGAGGAAAGCAGGCTTTGATAATGGAACGGGGCGACTTGAGTCAATTGAGATTTTTGGTAGACGGGCGAAACTCGCACAAAAGAATCGAATCTCAGCGATGGAAGATTGAGCGAGGGCGGTTCGCATTTGGCGGAACCGAGAACAATGGTTTCGTTTTGGAGTAGAGGGATATCAATACAAGCGCCGCAATTATCTTCTTCCTCTTCTTCTTGAGAAACGAGACTGACAGAGCGTTGGCTATTTGTTGAAGCGCAACATACTTTCTCCTGCGAATTTTCGAAAGAGAAATGTCCGTCGCTTCCAACACACAGAACGGCCCCCGAAAATGGAAACTGTAATAGCGTCGAGACGACAAATACCCAATAGAAGAAACGTTTCATTTTATATCCAGAAGAAAACAAGCGCCGTTCTCGCCTTTGAAAACGGCTTATTATTTTACAGTGTACACGATTATTTCTGTCACCTTTATCATATACCACCTAATTTCTCATCCACAAGTGTCTGGCATTAGAAGCGAGGTCATTATTCCGAAACGATTTCTTTAACAAAACGAACCAAGATATCATGCGCAGGCTTGGCCATACCGCCGTGATCGAAACCTTGCAGTTCATACAGCGTCGTCGCCTTATGCCCGGCGCCTTTCATCATCCGCGCCATGTAGGCGTTTTCTTCATACCGCCCCAACATCTCCATCTCGCGGTCGCCGGTAATAAACACAATCGGCGGCGCGTCAGACCGGACGTGATATAACGGCGCAAATTTATCAACAATCGGTCGCTCGCGCGGGATGCCGCGTTCATCACGCACAGTAAAATGGGTGATGGTGTGTCCGCTGAATGGAATCAATCCAGCGATGCGGTCGGCGTCAACGCCGTGCTTCGCCAGCCAGCGTTTATCGAGGCCAACCATGCTGGTGAGATAACCGCCTGCGGAATGGCCCGAAACAAACACCCGCTGCGGGCTGCCGCCGAATTCGTCGATGCGCTTCATCACCCACGCAACAGAGGCCGCCGCGTCTTCGATATAAGCGGGGCATTTCACCTTGGGATTCAGCCGATAGTTTACCGCCGCAACGGCGAAACCCTGTTCTTTCAGCGCTTGCGGAACAGAACGATTGCCCGCCTGCAAACCGCCGCCGTGAAACCAGACGATGGTGGGGAAATCTTTAAGACCGGTTGGATAGTAGAGATCAAGGCGGCATCGCTCATTGATATACGCATCCTCCAAACTCGCCGCATTTTCATAATAAAGAATGTCCGTCTTGGTTGTGTATTCGACCTTGGCGTCTTGCGCAACGCACAATTGCGCGACCGCTATCATCAAACAAACTGAAATCGTGAATGGGTAGTATTTTTTCATTTTTCACCTATCAAATTTTAGGTTCATCCGGCAAGTGAGTACTTACATTGATGGATGGCCATAATTTTTATTGAGAAACAGGCTCCGGCATTTCATAAATTGACAAACCAATCAGGCATGAGTGGAACTCTGGGAGCGCCTGTGCATAAGGGCTTGAAAGCCCGCACTGAAGCGAGCAGAGTTGTACCCATGCCTGATACAGCGAAAGATCAAGCATTTACGAAAAAACGTCAAAAAAACGCAATTCAATTTGTGATAAAGTATCCAAATACCGGAAGAACCGAATTTTATTTGATTACTTTAAACGAATATTCGCCGGACGGCGTAAAGAAAACCAGTTTCTCATTTTCTGTCCGAACCAATATAACATCTCTCTGTCTGCTGAGTTCTTTTCCATTTAACTGAACTTGATCCAAGTTCGCAGCCGGAACATAAACATGAGCGGTGGTATTCGCTGGTATCCTGACGCTTAACTCAAACATCGCTTCCGAATTTTTCCATTCGCTGCCAATCGCGCCATGAATACTTTCAACCGACGCCTTCACCCAATGGATGGGTTCCTGTTCGGGGTTCGAGCCATATTCAGGCGGATGAGGATCAATGATGATTTCCTTGTAGCCGGGCGACGCGCAGTCGATCCCCGCCAGCGACTGGAACATCCATTCACACACCGCGCCGAAGGCGTAATGGCTGAATGAGTTCATCGACACGCTGGCGAAACCGTCTTCTTTGGTATAGCTGTTCCAGCGCTCCCAAATGGTGGTGGCGCCGTTTTCAACTTCATACCCCCATGATGGATATCGGCGGCTTTGCAACAACCGGGCGGCCAAATCGTTATTGCCGTGACGGGTCAGCACCGTCAACAGTGGACGCGTCCCCAAAAACCCGGTGCTCATGCGAACGTCGTTTTCATTGATGAGTTCCACAAGGCGGTCGCTCGCGGCTTGCGTCTGTTCTTCCGAAACCAATCCGGCGAACAGCGCCAATGAATAGGAGGTTTGATAATCATGCTTGATGCGCCCGTCATCACTTAGGTACTTTGCGGCAAATGCGTTTTTGATTGATGAATACAATTCACGATACTGTTTTGCGTCATCGCTTTCACCAATCGCGTCCGCCATTTCGGCCATCATTCGCGCGGATAGCGCAAAATAAACCGTATCGACATACTCAACCGGCGCAGTGTCGCCCAGCGCCAGCCAATCGCCCCAACCGTTGCCGATATTCACGCCCAAAAAGTCAGGGCTGTTGGTTTGGCGAAACTGCATGAAGCGCGTCATCGACTCGTAATGCCGTTCGATAACGCGCACGTCGCCGTACACCTTATATATTGTCCAGGGACAAATGATCCCCGCATCCATCCAGGCGGTCGCGAAGCCGCGATGGGGTTTGCCGTGCATCATCGGATAGGGCGCATAATCGGGATACGCCCCATTGGGCAATTGGGCTTCTTCTAAATCATCCAGCCATTTAGTAAAGAAGGCGGCGACGTCAGCGTTATAGCTCGCCGTTCGGATATAGGTTTGCGCATCACCCGTCCAGCCAAAGCGCTCGTCGCGTTGCGGGCAATCAGTGGGGACTTCAAAAAAGTTCGACCGCTGCGTCCAGACGATATTTTTAAACAATTGATTGACCATCGGATCAGAACACGCAAACGAACTGGTCAGCGGCGTGTCGGAATGAATGGCGATTCCCGTGACGGTATTCAGGCTGGGCTTTTCCGTCAGGCCCGTTAATTCAACATATTGGAATCCATGATAGGTAAAACGCGGCTCCCAGATTTCGGGCTGGCTGTCGCCGCGCAAGATGTAAGTATCCGTCGCTTGCGCCCGGCGCAGGTTTTCGGTCATCAAGCGCCCGTCAGGGTGCAGCATCTCACCGTGGCGAATCACAATCGTATCGCCGCGCTTGCCTTTCACCTTGATCTGTACAACGCCGGAAAAGTTTTGCCCCATATTAAAGATAAAGGTTCCCGGAGAAGGCTCGGTGATCTCAATCGGTTTTATCTTCTCCGTCGGACGGATGGGGACTGACGGATAGGCAGTGATTTGCTTTGGTTCAATAAAACCAAACTCCATTTCGCGCTTACCTGCTTGGTCCGTAAACACGGCCTTGGTCGAACCATTATCTTTCGCGGGGATAGCACTCTCCCACTGCGCGTCGTCAAAGCCAGGCTGGTTCCAACCAGGTTGTTCCAGCCGCGCGTCATAGGTTTCACCCATGAGCATGTCGGCCTTAACAATCGGCCCGGTGCGAGTTTTCCAGCTGGCGTCGGTTGCGATGATTTCGCTGGTTCCGTCTGTATATTCGATCTCAAGTTGCGCCAAGAGCGCCGGGGTCTTTCCATAAATATTGCGCCCGCTTTGGTTGGGGCCATAACCGACCAGCAAGCCATAGCCGAGATAACCGCTATACCAGCCGTCAGCGACGATGGCGCCAATCGCGTTTTGTTTAGACTGGACCAGGCTTGTCACGTCAAATGCGTTGTAGTAAACCCGTTCGCGATAATCTGACCAGCCGGGGGTAAACATTTGGTCGCTAACGCGTTTTCCGTTGATGCTCAGTTCATAGATTCCCAACGCAGACGCATAGGCCATGGCGCGTTTGATTGGCTTGTTCGCGACAAACGTCTTTCGGTAATATCGCGCTGGCGGAAGAACCATATTCTCTCTTGACGCCGACATGGGCGCATCATCTTTAAAACTGGTCCACTCCGCTTTCCAGTCTTCATTCGACAACAACCCCATTGACCAATGCGCGGCGCTGCTCCAATGAGACGCGCGACCATCCTGCCCCCAGACGCGCACTTTCCAGAAACAATGTTGACGCGATTGTAGTGGAGCGCCTTGGTAGGCAATGTTGACGCTTTGGCTGCTTTCGGTTTTTCCTGAATCCCAAAGATCAAACTGGTTTCGATGCAACAATTCATCGCTCGAAGCAACGCAAATTTGATAGGCGGTTTGCAGGGCGCCATTTTCGTCAGAGTCCAACTTCCAACTTAAGCGCGGCTGGGTTTCATCAATGCCAATTGGGTTTACCAGATACTCGGTGCGCATGTCTTGCGCCGTGAGCGCGTCCGCCGCTGCCATC from the Candidatus Hinthialibacter antarcticus genome contains:
- a CDS encoding CusA/CzcA family heavy metal efflux RND transporter; amino-acid sequence: MIEKMIKSSLSSRLLVFVMAVLVMVAGYYSYTRLPVDAFPDISPSLVQVFTITEGLAPEEVERYVTYPVEVVMNGLPDLQKIRSVSNFGLSVVNIYFKEGTDIYFARQLVNERLQEAREQIPEGFGEPSMGPISTGMGLVLFYYLEDETGLRSLEEMRTIQDWIIKFNLQTVSGVTEVLGIGGHEKQYHVVINPDALLQYDITINETTEKIRANNLNVGAQFIEKNAEEYLVRSVGLAYGIDDLESIVIKSESGRPVYLRDIADIRIGGAVRRGVQTLNGKQEVVAGMVVKLYGTNSSTVIEHVENKIEEINKILPEGVKIVPYYQQRDLVESCVATVTNALAQGIAFVVLILIIFMGGFRPSIVVSLSIPFSVLFATLGMSYFGLSANLMSLGGLAIAIGMMVDGTIVMVENVDRLLRQSGPSESKIHIIARACAEVGRPIAFSIAIIIIVFIPLFTLQGVEGMTFRPLAYTVAMAMLGSLIFAIAVAPALAFVFMRKPNTRSTVKQNTDILLVRWLKAPYLPLVRLFVRHRSFSLILVAVFLGIGVYIFPQLGSEFTPKLQEGTMIVRLTMAPSISLEESKDVTFRVERRLMRIPEITTVISRIGRGEVGAHTDPINSAEMYIVLKPQKEWRDPNWHQEDLSLVIREELGEIPGVATNFTQPIAMTIDELLEGVRAELAIKLFGDDLDTLKEKADEIAIVVQNVRGAADVQPDQIAGKPQLLIRPNRQAIARYGINMADVQEVIRTAVGGETVGQIFEGIRRFDIYVRYQKDRRSTPEDIGTILITSPNGSKVPLGELATIEEIIGPRQITREDNQRFITVQCNVVGRDIGSFVEEAQQAIDEQVNLPPGYLATWGGQFRLQQEANKRLAIVVPITLLLIFLMLYSSFNSLKNSFLILLNIPLALVGGVVALWITGENLSVPSSVGFIALFGIALENGMVLVTYLNELLRKGVSVDEASVEGAALRLRPVLMTALTTALGLIPLLFSEGAGSEVQRPLATVVVGGLVTSTILTLLVIPSLYKWFSIDPAQESREF
- a CDS encoding GxGYxYP family putative glycoside hydrolase, giving the protein MLIHHLLSFMAVCAISNPIEVYDLTYALRFDANNREQVEDAWDHCHAVSTLQGIVNRDQPRLYIRFVENHGMNIDDYWLDQNSKPGEWLEDRPRKNIPDIQALIETYRSDINGVVVYDPAVPATSNLASSIAGAEDLIAIRYDASPNSLYSQIVLQGPQLPVKARLINEDGSSLFTGKDKIPGTDAPSTGSAKCDAYLWLKHHYMDTGKLNCEYAGFYLDAYWIENPRAANPNHHTLTNHDYFVSKRAFFFDLGVWEDETPVDDPTQKLGEDLKTLKALLLNAYHHGGREKMLHIGGFTPWANKYTDHGNAGGKHGGVPTEWEFSRIVSAYNGYVDADAIGMGAMANASFWQHYPLDEQYPQPWVTHDDLVKRGYLNRDGSINFDGREFIIFYVGDYDSAAWLYQMAPKFWDDPARGEVPMMWSISPVLERRAGMVMARMRKTATPNDYFVAADNGAGYLNPGMLQEPRPISGLPSGLDAWAAHCLPIYQRWGMSITGFVIDGYAPGLNEDGLSCYETFSPNGIVPQKIPPFMLHHQMPVLRADHDVNEGNINAAANHILARVKDRDLPFHWFRNILKSPQWYADVVTALKEKNPAIELLDAPTFFELLRIYGTAQENKPE
- a CDS encoding sialidase family protein — translated: MIHSAIQIIALISLVCFCHLPSAAVEEAVANGKAVTQNAVEPNSSHTQPKGYSLPVIDLSSQTERQVIIDQEAGQYLGHPTTVLLEDKKTMIAVYPKGHGRGAIIMKRSLDGGLTWSERLPVPENWATSLETPTIHRVIDAKENRRLVLFSGLHPIRLSVSEDDGLNWTPLKPIGDFGGIVAMSDLIQTSGGQYQAYFHDDGRFLHNEGKRGAFIVYKTRSDDGGLTWSAQEEVVSHPVAHLCEPGLVKSPDGSQWLMLLRENSRQFNSFYCVSNDEGETWSAPKQLPGALTGDRHVIRYAPDGRLVITFRDMAHTTSTHGDFVAWVGTYDDIINDREGQYRVRLLDNKDGADTGYAGLELLSDGAFVSTTYCHLYEGKEPLVVSVRFQLSELDAIAP